tatatcaagctctgcaatatcgaggctgataaaataaaatacgaaaaaatatatcatggatactgatcccataattacccataattaattcatgatATAGCCTGTATGAatggatattagaaaatattgttaaatattaatttgacatacttgtaaaagatttcagagatcaatacaaccgttcatgagcgagttcttcaaccaagggtgtctctagttatattattaaatttaaatccatagaactttaaagttcactccgtatgggtgaataattcacaatcagaattcaaaatccctaaactaataataccaattactaTAACGTTAAATGTATTGCTATCACAAGTTGTATTAACTAATACATGTGGGTGGGCtatgttgaaaacaaacaatacctagacaggcagacagacattaAAGAAAGCGAGTTGATGTAAGTTTcgtatattaatcagctgaattcaGCGGAGTTATCAGTTACTATGGCATACTAGTGTATTTATCGTTATAGGAATACTAgttacagtgtttttgatggcaaaactacgaattatagagttatcgagaagtttcagtgtactcacCAATCTTGACTATTGAACtattaagtgaagttatttttgttttgtgtcaagaaatttactaatagttatattattcaagctccaaataactgcagaaaagagagacaactgcacaaaataggaatgcTTTATATAacgaattatacagttacaagataagtcatcgcctgatattactacgaagtgggatagaaaagagtgataggtttcagaaataaattgtcaatggtcttgttaagaatagcctacatgtggggATCCATCAGAACAATaaccattgtttgaaaacccagacagctctgcgtagtacagtccgtccaagaagtataccttttggaagtgtcagagattcgatgtgtctgactttgtcgtgTCTGTACGaatgtaaaagtgtccggttttggcgcctaacgcacacgccaattcgagactctttcaaaacagtctttccctgtcgctggcgtacggtgtcgatggatgagatagtcgctgtccactcctgtcaggttctgggtgtgtcggaggactaaggtggcgcgtTCCCTTCCAGCCTATTTGTGAGTGTTCACTGTGagttattcattttgaaattattttttgtactTATTACAAAATCACGCATTCGAGATGAGTTCTTGTGGCAAATGTATGCAACCTGTCAGTTGCAATACAGATAAACTTTGCTGTAGGGAGTGTACGTCTTATTTCTAAATATCATGACAAAAAAACACATTTACACGAATCGAGATGACGTAGCTTTAGTGATTTTGAGCTTGCTGtatgaaacaacaataatagTTGGATTCTCTTGATATTTGAGAAGTGaattttacaattaaaaaaacGAGAACTGGAGCCTATTAAGAAAATAGCATCTACAATAGAAtcgatttttcaaatttaactaACATAAAATTGTTATACTTGAATAATAGAGTATAATAATGATCTCTATTTTGAGCTCAAGTAAAATGTATCAAAACCACCATCTTGGGAACAacatattgaacaaaatatctgTAAATGTTTATGCTAAAATTAATTGCTGATTTTAACAAGGTTATAATCTGGTGTTATAATTTGGTTTCAATTATGTTGCGTAGTCCACAAGTTGGAGCAGAATTACTACCCCTCAATCATATTACTATTCCTAATTCAGGTGATTCAAGTAATTTGATAAAATCATTCGATGTTAGAAAATGCTATTCATAActtgagaataataatatttcctgtAGTTTTTTAAGCTTGATATAAATTCGTGAATATTCAACTAGGTAtactgtggtacttttctgtaagttgtgcaattctgaatgattgaatgaataaataaatttaaaccTTGAAATATAACATCTATGAAAATGATGAACTAAAATAACAGTGGGGTGTACCACACCCCACAGCCGACAGTTTCCTTTGCAGACTGAGCACTAAGCAGTAGCACACTGACAGTAAAGGCTGATTTACACAGTGCCAGTCGGCTTGCCAGCTGTTAAGGTAGCCAGTCACTGGGTGCCAACTACTGGCACTGTGTACACGGATCACGCCAGTAACTGGAGAAGCCAGCAAGCCAAGGACGCGCCAGCAGCTGGCAGTTCTAGCACAACAAATACTGTTTTACTGGCGCGCCAGCTTCCCCCTCTACCGCGTAACCTCAGTGGCGCCAGCCGACAGACACTGTGTCAACGGCAACAGTCGCCTGCCAGTCTCAGTCACTGGCCGGAACAATAGCAACGTGTTTAGTAGTATTGTTTGTAAATTGGCTAATAAGTGACTAAGTTTAATAGGTTTCtgccaatttttaaaaaaaaaccaaGTCTTCACATAAACCACGCTCGCTGTGGAACTACCCCAACACATCCGACTTGTTCCAGTAGCTGGCAACGTGTAAACAGGGTGCCGCTTTTAAGCTTTGATATTGACTGGAAGGTCACTGGCGGCAAGCGGCGACTGGCATGCCAGCCACTGGCTCGTGTAAATCAGCCTTTAGTGCCAATGGGGCAAATACATAAGAAtaacataaattgaatttacaTAGATGTCAATATCCCAATACTTTGTTCTAAAGGAGGAATAACTCAAATAAAAATTGTTGGGGTTTGGTGAACCCCAGTGTTTTGTTTAAAGGTAAAGAGTAGTTGGTACTATTTTGACCTAGTCAATAATGTGTTCACTCACTAACTTTGTGTCATTAATTTTTCAGTGCAGATTCagctcaaaataaaataaagttttttcattgagttatcagttattaacaataaatttatgcACAGCCTAAAGCTAAAACTTGGTGTGAAACTATGCTGTTTGATAAAATGTAAGCTTCCTGCAAGTGATTCCATAGCACAACGAAAATAAAAAGATCAATAAAACGTAATGCTAAATATGTTATTACGCTCTTGTAGATTTTATAGCAGTAAATATTTGTATATCAGTAAATATTTGTATAGCAGTAGTTTGTGACTTTGAAGTTTCTACAAGTGatcaatgtttttttattgtatcGCATGTGTTAAGTTTGTGATGGAAATTTGTAGTgatgtaataaattttcaaagttaaccATGTTGAGCTTCATTAGTTTATAGAAAATAGAGCATGAGTTATACCACGAAACGTATTTGTGATAATTTCTCAAATCTAATAAAGATCTACCGTTAAAATTACTCAATAGAAAGAAcgacaaataattataattcatacGCAACTTTATTTGACAGATTATACCTATCTAATGTATTTCTTCAACATAATAAACATATGAAACATAACTTTCAAACAATTTCCCTTTGGTACATTTCTATCATGCACAACTTTTGCATAATTGTTTTATATACACTAAACATGTTTAACAATACACTCATGTAATACCGTTTGATCTacagaagaaataaaataatcctTCTGTGATTACGGtagtaaattgataaaaaacacACCTaattaaaagcttaaagtaaaggAATGATAAGACTACATAGAATGTTTGATATTGATAAATACTGTACTTGAAAAACATGCACattgattttaaatattatagtgGGCCAATCCCAGTACCGTCGAGAACCCTATGattatgtgaataaataatgcATCACATTGATGGCCTGGCACATTCTTATCAAAGATCTATCAATTAACTTTTCTAATTGTAAAAATTCAACCAAAACAATATTGTTTACACAAAATGATGCGTGTGACGACTATACATATAAATTACAAACATGGACATAGTCAATGATAATCAGTGCATACAAATAAGAGAACAGATAAAGCAGGTACCATTTGAATGAATGTTTTTGAATCTTTGCCATGGGATTCATTATGTAGACGTAACACCTTTCCTCGCCACAAGAAGATTTAGAACAGGATGCTTCTTTATGTAGTCGACGGCTTTTTTATGGGTGACCATTGTGAAATCATATCCATTGCActgaaacaaaatgaaattatattatcaccTGCGTTTGTACAGTATCCAACCTTCACGAAGTATGTtatacagaattaataaaatagcttcataactttgatatattttatttttcgaaATAAGAGCAAGAAAGTGAAAACAGAGCATGTTCAACTATTGAAGCAACAATTTCTGAAAGAATCTTGAAAAGAATCTATTGagagaaaattttcaaactttGTACAGAAGTTCAactagggtctagaaattttttcttgagaaattcaaaattacgccaaagatacgcctaatATAAGCAGTTTTACAGCGTTTTCCAAGCGTTCCCCAGTGTTTTTAGAGGGTtccttttttcaagtttttcattaagTTTTTAATGCATTTTTAGTCTACATTTCTCAAGCAATTCATACCTGAGAGTGTTGGATATGGATCTTTGTTAAGTTCTCCATATCAtttctgtttcaaatttcaacgaACTATTCTATTagactgaaatacaataatattctcatAATATCATAACCAAATCTCTACTTCAGAAAtaactaaatatttattaattctgataaaaataaagatttttgcAACCCTgtacaaattaatttaaaaaaaactggtAATTGAAATTGCCTATAGTTGCCTATAAGATTTAGTGACTATTTTGATGAGTTTGGTTtacaaaattgttattttgtgaTTAAGGAGATAATCGATTATTGAAGAATGAGTGAATTAGGCCAGAATTTTTAGTAGTATTGTCTGAAGTAATATTGCTTGTCTTAACAGATAAAAATATAGTAATAAGCTAAGTCTAAGCTGAGTCTTTAAGACACTTTGAGTAATGTGGATAGTTATTATAATAGCATTCAATTAAAGATTGAAAGTTGACTCCATTCTAAAATAAGAATAGTTATCGTGATCCGATAGGGAATTAAATGAAAAGATTGATAGCTATCAGAGTGATCTAAGCCTCGGTGAGTTGTAATACAGAGTGTCCACTAAAACAGGCTCAGAAAATTCCCGTACATTTCCCGTATATTCCACGTTTTTCCCGGTTTTTCTCGCTGGTTAAAAAAAGATTAATATGTAAAAATAtaggttggggggggggggttcatGGGGGTTACTCAGAAGGGGGGtcaatttggaaaaatataatattcttagATAACATTTCAAAAGTGCACAAGTAAGTTTATACATTGGTgtttgcaatatatattgtagttctgatttttcaatatattgtttggatacattggagaagtctagaaccaatttttcatgcgaaatttccaatatcttccaattgccacaatttgaatgtaaattcaaaatccctctgggcgtaattttgtgctttTCAACCTGAGACCAGAGAGCGCATAAAATTACGCCCAAAGGGATTTTGAATTGTACATTTGAATTGTGGCAGTTGGAagatattcttgattgaaaactaaaattcataaaaattgattattttgttaaaattttagttttattttaaagtttttgtaaCTCAGAACACATCAGATATAAAGATcaagtgatttaattttattcagaattttataatatgaaaaaaggcgagagcaattTTAACTGTCCGACGACTGGATTTGGATGATATAagctgaaaactagaaaatgaaccgaaaatacgaggtgtttggtcattctgtatctagcacaaggaaattttgcatgcgaAAATTgtttctggacttctcttatgtatccaaacaatatattgaaaaatcagaactacaatcaTTATTgaaagcacaccccctttttcatgtctatattgactggactaatattaaACCGTACATTTTAGATTCTAAAAAAACACTTGTGTGATTTGAtttactatcaataatttcaacatcGATAATATCTTCACCAGATACGGAACTATACCTCAAATGGATATAAAGGTAtttccacacatgccgaaccgaacctcgaacagcGTAGCGAATCGTACAATCCGCCGTGCAGCGAACATTAGTCATATATTTCATAATGTTAACACTCAGCTGTTAAACAACTGCCGCGCAGTTCTCAGAACCGCTCGTCGTCCCACTAGCCGCTCTTTTAACCGTTCTCCACGCCGTTCGccgaacttttcagccaatcagagcgcCGTGCAGCTTGCGGTCCAATTTTGGTTATCCATCAGAAAACATGTGAATACTTTCGCGAACATTAATACAGTACAGGTCTCTTCTCATAATCTATATTTTGAACTATTCAttgtcatgaataataaatgtataggaatcgataaataatgtttaatgCAAATAGAATACAGTGAAGCACAGTGGATCAGATCTTCACATTGAGACAGGCAATGAAAAAGTGCATAGAGCATGAGTCTTCACTGAGTATATAAAtcttcatttgagcatttgaCAGTTTATACAGGAGAAAGCTACTTGAAGCACTGGACAAGAATAACTTAACTTCAAAATTAATCAGACTAGTGGCAGCTACCCTAAATGAGACCTACTCCAGAGTTAAGGATAGGCAAGACTGTTTGGAGGCGTTTCCCTGTAAAGTATGGAGTAAGGCAAGGAGATTAGCTGTCTGCATTATTGTTCAATTTGGCTCTCCATGAAGCAGTCGAAGGTATCACCCATAGAAGTACCATAGTAAATAGACTATGGCAAGTTTCTGGATATGCGGATGATCTGGTCATAGTAGCGAGAACAGTACCAGCCTTGAGAGAAGTCTTCACATCCCTAGCAAGCACTAGCAAACCAATGGGATTGGAGATAAACAAGGCCAAGACAAAATACCTGAGAATGTCACCAGCAGTAGGTAGGAGAGATGCTAGAAACATGAAGATTGGACCCTACACATTTCAACAGGTAGACGAGTTTGTCTATCTGGGAACACTTGTGACAAGTAGTGGGAATGTCTCAGCAGAGATTAACAACAGAATCATGGCGGGAAACAGAGCATACTATGCcagtatcaataattatttaaatctCGAATGCTGTCAAGAGCTACAAAATTACATTCATACAAAGCATTGGTGAAGCCTGTGGTGTGTTACGGATCGGAAATATGGGTGCTTACTGCTGGAGATATGCAAAGACTGAGTTTTTGAAAGAAAGGTGGTGAGAAGAATCTTGGCCCCTGTTTTTGAGAATGGTCtctggagaggaagaaaaaattttgaaatagagGAATTCTTAGACAAAGAAGACATAGTGCGGTCGATAAAAGCTGGCAGAATAAGATGGATGGGGCCTATGTTGAGAATGGGAGATGGAAGAGTGGTGAAATGTATATGGGAGGAGAAAAatataacagaagaagaaaaggtcgaCCAAGAAATAGGTGGACGGATGATGTGGAACGCGATCTAAGGACGCTTGTAGTTCGTAACTGGAGGAGGCAGGCCGAGGATCTAGACAGATGGAGAGGCTATttgagggaggccaagggttgtaaagacctgtagagctgaggagtaaAAAGTAAgcaaatagaatattttctgaaaaattaatgattggatcaatttcaatattaaaatattgttgaccaagaactcagtatcATGTCAATTATttccttttaaaattataatcattttcttatttttaaactaataattaatttcaccaACTAACCATAAGTTGACTGGAATAGATTCTGTAATTTCCATAtcctatttattttaataaatactacAGCATATACTAACTCACAAAAAGTGACAcctttataatattttccacttgCCATCGATATTTGTTGGTAAGAGcattgatcattgttatttcacgAAAAAGTGGGTAGAGTTGAATAATTTCCCCCAAAAAGTGTCTGGTTTGGTCTATGTTTTGGCAATCCAGAAAACTTACTTAGGTGGATAGGACCTTTTTAGGCAAAccaatctatattataataaagtgaagaactggcttatattagtacgggataggaaaattatgtttggcgcatcatcacgtctgaactactggtctgatcaacttgaaattttgcatatagattcttaattaaccgaggatggtttttaattaaattaattttaatttggcctgttttaaattcttcaaattttcattaggcctacgtcaagttttaaaatagaccctagcagagcacgggttacctgcaagTCAATAATAAAGTTTTGATCAAGGAATAAGGGAGTGTTATTTCCATCGATTTGCAACATTCAGAATACTACTGAACTGTACTCTGCACGACACTTCACAGCGTTATCGGCCGACTGTACAGTGCGTGAGTTAGTCTATCAGTGACTTGACTTAATGACTTAAATGAGGAAGAGGCTgaacaaattataattgaataaaaatatcatagagaTTTACAATTGATTGATGCAAATATAaacacatcaaataatgtgttTTTGCATTGCGGGtacataattaaaaactaaaaaaataagcAGATGAGAACAATTTATCCAATATGTTGCTTATTTGAAATGACCCTGATCAAAACCGAATAAGCAATgtggataatattaattttccgtGATAGGTTATTATAAATACTCTAAATACTTTTGTTAccgaatatattataatatcctagAGCCTGTTTGATTGAATTCTCCAATtggttttaatttattcagtacCTATCAATTCCAAATTgttgatcaaattattgattgacaAGAAAGTATGATAagagaatccaaattaaataatattctaatcatGTTTAGAAAAAATCAGTGATTACATTATTAagtcttgaaattattttagaTATCATTGACACTACGAAAACTGCTGATTTGAAGACGAAATTAGTAAAATAAATCAACAGTAcagatatttcattattaaaattgaaaaagattcaCCACTTGACagcattctattgtttgaaTTCGCTGAGCGGTTCGCTGCACGGCGCGCTGCGCAGCGAATTGCACGGTTCGAAGTTCGTTTCGGCATGAGTGGAAATACCTTAATAATGAATATCGGAAGAAACCTCATCGTTACGACAGAACCTATCGATACACGGCTCCGATAAAACGCCATATCGATACACTTTATTTATTAAACGCCACATCGATACACCAACCTGCATCATCCATCACTAATACACCACTCATCCACTGGCTAAATTTCAACTCTGTCcttaattaatatacaattagCTAGTTGACGAAAGTGTCAAAAAATTCCCGTATCTCGACAAAATTCCCGTACAATTCCCGTACATTTCACGCCCAAATGAAAATCACGTACAATTCCCGGATTTCCCGGTTTTCCCGCCGCGTGGACACCCTGTAATAGTTATTGTGATGATGCGGTAATAAGCAGGAAAAACAATGGAAGCAGAAGAAATAAACTTTTGATACGCTAAGGTTTTTCCTGAAATAAGTTGACTAAAATTGACTGACTCATGTTATTTCATCATAGAATTTCcaacaaatatttcatttcaaggTTGAGATAACtctaacaatgaataattattatcgaatGCTCAGGAAGTCTAGAATGGCTGAGCTCAATCAACTAATGACGTTGTTTATCACATCCAAACCATTtctatataaaaattatttattgtaaaacttTATGGTCTCATGAATTCTGTAGGAGAAGTATCCATTATTGAAgcattctatttaaaaaatatcaaaaacacTTACCTGTAAAATTTTATCGTGCATTCTCAATCCCGATTTTGATGCTGGACTCCCGTCGTGAACTTCTGTTACGTATATCCCCTGCATCggataataaaaaaagaaattaGAAATAGAAAGGTATACTGCTGAAGATGCAAAATATTAAATGTATAAGAAAGTCCAATATAATTAATGTTGTAAAACTTTTATAGATCGATTAAGTATGAAATTTCACTTTTAAGAGCTTCCATGTTGGACGTGTTTCAAGGTTTTGGGCCCCATCTTCAGTGTTCAGAGACTATCTTGACATCGATGTATAGCAGGAGTATCAATGCCTTAAAGCGCGTCACCTCAAAATGTAACTAATGAACTGTAAAAGTGGATTCGATTGAATTACAGTAGggacaataaaataataatgactgatattcaaaaataaagtgAGACTCCGGACTGGGAACTCGCTCAAAATGTCACTGAAATTTGATATTCGAGCAGCTATTCTATTGAAAGCATTGAAAAGTCAAGATAAATAGTTTGAGTAACtaataattgcatgcaatcaataatacagctgacagctgatttttcataaaaaattatcaattttttcttaaGCACTTTGAATGTTATAGTTTTATATCCAAAAAGAACGAAGGAGTAAGTCGATTTCGTTGGCTAAAGAACCCGATCtgtataatgattgaaaaaataggttttgaaaatttgaagttgctGGATGATAGCATTCGAAAGTTatcgtcgaacatacaaacCCACAAGTGGACGACGACAACAACTATagtctatattttgaaataagttgatacttggccctccatccgaagatggagtataatattgtatgttggatatcat
The sequence above is drawn from the Nilaparvata lugens isolate BPH chromosome 2, ASM1435652v1, whole genome shotgun sequence genome and encodes:
- the LOC111047002 gene encoding tax1-binding protein 3 homolog, which gives rise to MCAKMAFQHQAGTAMECLSIPITLKKEPGVDPEGREVLKCGFKIGGGIDQDYKKSPQGYTDNGIYVTEVHDGSPASKSGLRMHDKILQCNGYDFTMVTHKKAVDYIKKHPVLNLLVARKGVTST